Proteins encoded together in one Lathamus discolor isolate bLatDis1 chromosome 3, bLatDis1.hap1, whole genome shotgun sequence window:
- the CDCA7 gene encoding cell division cycle-associated protein 7 yields the protein MDFSTGAGAGRGVSMRGARTQGGCRLHLPGRGRQRGKSAAEPRLPQSQSLWREPSVRGGRPAAASMGPPRTQRRRCSGRKNYTAFRNTKLIPMETSSSSDDSCDSFGSDNFANTKCKFRSDIGKELAKIFHEASDDESFCGFSENEIQDALKLESDSEENDLNAESEIAQRRQKCPIPLKVAMKFPPRRSERKKGEMEPLAEKLMPAPDSDSDSEENGAMFLEKRALNIKENKAMLAKLMAELQNVSGIFGGRKSLPTVSHGSKRLPRHSVPRSALRRNPDRSSRPHTRSRSLIEGPPTLLQEEEDDDPYVLVRRRKMSDEYLEHETRTPRRGHRGAMAFPHVVRPVEEITEEELNNICGSAREKVYNRATGSTCHQCRQKTIDTKTNCRNPDCIGVRGQFCGPCLRNRYGEDVRTALLDPTWRCPPCRGICNCSFCRQRDGRCATGVLVYLAKYHGYDNVHAYLKSLKQEFGMED from the exons ATGGACTTCTCAACAGGGGCTGGCGCCGGGCGCGGGGTGAGCATGCGGGGAGCCAGAACGCAAGGGGGGTGTCGGCTGCATCTGCCAGGACGCGGGCGCCAACGCGGGAAAAGCGCCGCCGAGCCCCGCCTCCCGCAGTCCCAGTCGCTTTGGCGCGAACCTTCAGTTCGCGGTGGTCGCCCAGCAGCCGCCAGCATGGGTCCGCCACGCACGCAG CGTCGACGttgttcaggaagaaaaaactaCACAGCATTCCGAAATACAAAACTGATCCCCATGGAAACATCTTCATCCTCCGATGACAGTTGTGACAGTTTTGGTTCTGATAATTTTGCAAACACA AAATGCAAGTTTAGGTCAGATATTGGAAAAGAACTGGCCAAGATTTTTCATGAAGCATCTGATGATGAATCGTTCTGTGGCTTTTCAGAAAACGAGATTCAAGATGCATTG AAACTGGAATCGGATTCAGAGGAGAATGATTTAAATGCTGAAAGTGAGATAGCTCAGAGAAGGCAGAAATGCCCAATTCCTTTAAAAGTAGCCATGAAATTTCCACCTCGAAggtcagaaagaaagaagggtgAGATGGAACCTCTTGCTGAAAAGCTGATGCCTGCTCCAGATTCAGACTCTGATTCTGAAGAAAACGGTGCCATGTTTTTGGAAAAAAGAGCTTTaaacataaaggaaaacaaagcaatg CTTGCAAAACTAATGGCTGAGTTGCAAAATGTTTCTGGTATCTTTGGTGGGAGAAAATCATTGCCAACTGTCAGTCAT GGGTCAAAGCGACTTCCACGGCATTCAGTGCCAAGAAGTGCTCTGAGGAGGAACCCAGACCGAAGTTCTCGGCCTCACACAAGATCCAGGTCGCTGATTGAAGGTCCTCCTACTCTTTTacaagaagaggaagatgatgacCCATATGTCTTagtgagaagaagaaagatgtcTGATGAATACCTGGAG CATGAAACCCGAACTCCCAGGAGGGGTCACCGTGGTGCCATGGCTTTTCCACATGTTGTGCGCCCAGTTGAGGAGATAACAGAGGAAGAGCTGAATAATATTTGTGGATCTGCAAGAGAGAAAGTATATAATAGAGCCACA GGGTCCACCTGTCATCAGTGTCGCCAAAAAACCATAGACACCAAGACGAATTGTCGTAACCCTGATTGCATAGGAGTGCGGGGCCAATTCTGTGGGCCATGCCTCCGCAATAGATACGGGGAAGACGTCAGAACGGCGTTGCTGGATCCA ACATGGAGGTGCCCACCATGTCGTGGAATCTGCAACTGTAGCTTCTGCAGACAGCGAGATGGCCGATGTGCTACAGGTGTCCTGGTCTATCTGGCCAAGTACCATGGCTATGACAATGTCCATGCCTACTTGAAAAG TCTGAAACAAGAATTTGGAATGGAAGACTGA